A portion of the Perognathus longimembris pacificus isolate PPM17 chromosome 20, ASM2315922v1, whole genome shotgun sequence genome contains these proteins:
- the LOC125368160 gene encoding vomeronasal type-1 receptor 1-like encodes MEMGVVFLTWTAAGLLGNSTLLCLYSYTLLTGQKVRLTDPILHHLVFANNLVVLSRGIPNTMAAFGWKNFLDDSGCKVVLYFHRVARGVSLNTTCLLSGFQFTKLCTRNSWWKISTRFHKCFGFYASLFWILQLLLNAYVPVRVIGPRYKQNVTMYMHYRYCSSGTPQSFATLLHLVLFSSMDFICLVFMIWASGSMVLVLHRHKERVRHIHSHIPSRRPDHEARATRTILTLVSMFVSFYCLSAICTVWSGLLRKPCQWLMDTSVFLGACFSVLSPFVLISRDTRVTQGFYFYTKPSFL; translated from the coding sequence ATGGAAATGGGGGTTGTCTTCCTCACTTGGACTGCAGCAGGGCTCCTGGGGAACTCCACTCTCCTTTGCCTTTACAGCTACACCCTGCTCACTGGACAGAAGGTGAGGCTCACAGACCCCATCCTCCACCATCTGGTCTTTGCCAACAACTTGGTTGTTTTATCCAGAGGGATCCCTAACACAATGGCAGCTTTCGGATGGAAGAACTTCCTGGATGATTCTGGATGTAAAGTTGTATTGTACTTCCACAGAGTAGCCAGAGGGGTTTCTCTTAACACCACCTGCCTTCTGAGTGGCTTCCAGTTCACAAAGCTTTGCACTAGAAATTCTTGGTGGAAGATCAGCACTAGATTCCACAAGTGCTTTGGTTTCTATGCTTCCCTCTTCTGGATCCTGCAGCTCCTGCTAAATGCTTATGTGCCTGTGAGAGTGATTGGCCCAAGATACAAGCAAAATGTCACCATGTACATGCATTATAGATACTGCTCCTCAGGCACACCACAATCTTTTGCAACTTTATTACATCTAGTCTTATTCTCTTCCATGGATTTTATATGCTTGGTTTTCATGATCTGGGCCAGTGGCTCCATGGTCCTTGTCCTGCACAGACACAAGGAGAGGGTCCGACACATCCATAGCCACATTCCCTCCCGAAGACCTGACCATGAGGCCAGGGCCACACGCACCATCCTGACCCTGGTGAGCATGTTCGTCTCCTTCTACTGCCTCTCTGCCATTTGCACCGTTTGGAGTGGTCTACTTAGGAAGCCATGTCAGTGGCTGATGGACACTTCTGTGTTCCTGGGTGCGTGTTTCTCTgtactgagcccctttgtgctcatcaGCAGAGACACCCGTGTCACTCAAGGTTTTTACTTCTACACTAAACcatcatttttgtaa